The following proteins are co-located in the Castanea sativa cultivar Marrone di Chiusa Pesio chromosome 8, ASM4071231v1 genome:
- the LOC142605718 gene encoding scarecrow-like protein 3, with protein sequence MAPMFQDEGSSSVTSSPLQLFSMMSLSPNLGSPYPFVRELKSEERGLYLIHLLLTCANHVAAGSLENANIALEQISQLASPDGDTMQRIAAYFTEALADRILKAWPGLHKALNSTKLTLVSEEILVQKLFFELFPFMKVAFVLTNQAIVEAMEGEKMVHIIDLNAAEPAQWIALIQVLSARPEGPPHLRITGVHQQREVLEQMAFKLTEEAEKLDIPFQFNPVVSKLDNLDFEKLRVKTGEALAISSVLQLHSLLASDDELLRKKSPLAPKNLNGIHLPGVLPINQSTLGELLEKDLVNGHSRSPDSATSSPLSLSASAKMDGFVNALWGLTPKLMVITEQDSNHNGSTLMERLLEALYSYAALFDCLESTVPRTLERLKLEKMLFGEEIKNIIACEGAERKERHEKLEKWVQRLDLAGFGNLPLSYYGMLQARRLLQGYGSDGYKIKEENGCVVICWQDRALFSVSAWRCRK encoded by the coding sequence ATGGCACCAATGTTTCAAGATGAAGGGTCTTCTTCTGTAACTTCATCACCACTCCAATTATTTTCCATGATGTCTCTTTCACCTAATTTAGGATCACCATACCCATTTGTTAGAGAACTTAAATCTGAAGAGAGGGGTTTGTATTTGATCCACTTATTGCTCACTTGTGCAAATCATGTTGCTGCCGGCAGCCTTGAAAATGCAAATATTGCCCTTGAACAAATCTCCCAACTTGCCTCTCCTGATGGCGATACCATGCAGCGTATCGCGGCATACTTCACTGAGGCACTTGCAGATAGAATCCTAAAAGCTTGGCCTGGTCTTCACAAAGCCCTCAACTCTACTAAATTAACATTGGTTTCTGAAGAAATTCTTGTTCAGAAACTGTTTTTCGAGCTGTTTCCCTTCATGAAGGTGGCATTTGTGCTCACAAACCAGGCTATTGTTGAAGCCATGGAAGGGGAAAAGATGGTTCACATAATTGACCTGAATGCTGCTGAACCTGCCCAGTGGATTGCACTTATTCAAGTTTTGAGTGCACGGCCTGAAGGCCCACCCCATTTGAGAATAACTGGGGTTCATCAACAGAGAGAGGTTTTGGAGCAAATGGCTTTTAAACTGACCGAAGAAGCTGAAAAGCTGGATATCCCATTCCAGTTCAATCCTGTAGTTAGTAAATTGGataatcttgattttgaaaaacttcGTGTCAAAACTGGGGAGGCACTAGCAATCAGTTCAGTTCTTCAATTGCATTCCCTGTTGGCCTCTGATGATGAACTCTTGAGAAAGAAATCCCCACTAGCTCCAAAGAATCTGAATGGAATTCACTTACCTGGAGTCCTGCCAATCAACCAAAGCACATTGGGTGAGCTGCTTGAGAAAGATTTAGTTAATGGGCATAGCCGGAGTCCTGACTCAGCCACATCGTCGCCCCTATCTTTAAGTGCTTCAGCAAAGATGGATGGATTTGTCAATGCCTTGTGGGGCTTGACACCGAAGCTCATGGTAATAACAGAACAAGATTCTAACCACAATGGATCAACTTTAATGGAGAGGCTATTGGAGGCTCTTTACTCCTATGCAGCATTGTTTGATTGTTTGGAGTCTACAGTGCCAAGAACATTGGAGAGATTGAAGCTAGAGAAGATGCTGTTTGGGGAGGAAATTAAGAACATTATAGCATGCGAGGGAgctgagagaaaagaaaggcatGAAAAGCTTGAGAAGTGGGTCCAAAGGCTTGACTTGGCTGGGTTTGGGAATTTGCCTTTGAGCTATTATGGTATGTTGCAGGCAAGGCGGTTGTTGCAAGGTTATGGTTCTGATGGTTATAAGATCAAGGAAGAGAATGGCTGTGTGGTAATATGCTGGCAAGACCGAGCCTTGTTTTCAGTATCGGCTTGGAGATGTAGGAAGTAA